In Bacteroidota bacterium, a genomic segment contains:
- a CDS encoding GNAT family N-acetyltransferase, giving the protein MKNNTFSFKMATLNDIDQLAKMRVEFLSELMGPQPNDKAMALHNSLVEYFKKEIQSGDYISWLAYEGIELIANGGMKVMQRPGSFRVPDGRSGYIMSMYTKPNFRKMGIGQTILSKLIETGKARGLTFFELHATKDGEPLYKQNGFNFHPEPSYRLFI; this is encoded by the coding sequence ATGAAAAATAACACTTTTAGCTTTAAAATGGCCACACTCAATGATATTGATCAGCTTGCAAAAATGCGTGTGGAATTCCTATCTGAACTAATGGGACCACAGCCTAATGATAAAGCAATGGCCTTACACAACTCACTGGTTGAATATTTTAAGAAAGAGATACAAAGTGGTGATTACATATCATGGCTTGCTTATGAAGGTATAGAACTAATAGCCAATGGGGGAATGAAAGTAATGCAGCGACCAGGCAGTTTCAGAGTGCCTGATGGGCGCAGTGGCTATATCATGAGCATGTATACCAAACCAAATTTCCGTAAAATGGGAATCGGTCAAACCATTCTATCAAAATTGATAGAAACTGGTAAAGCCCGTGGGCTCACTTTTTTCGAATTGCACGCCACCAAAGATGGCGAACCGCTTTACAAGCAAAATGGTTTTAACTTTCATCCGGAACCATCGTATAGGTTGTTTATATGA
- a CDS encoding OmpH family outer membrane protein, producing the protein MKNASIILNAVLLVAVAFLYYKVYNTTSEPVVKPPVSKEGMKIAFVRTDTLFENYKLYKEMEDAFEKERESAEQMVASQENSLKKKIEQYQQQGAMMTDEQRAQREEQLGREQQSFMQLREEIMSKLSDREKLISDSLHNLITNNVREMNKKSGYDYILGYQRGSGIIYADSIHDITTNVLQQLNK; encoded by the coding sequence ATGAAAAATGCATCAATCATCTTAAACGCAGTGCTGTTGGTAGCTGTGGCTTTTTTATATTATAAAGTTTACAACACCACCTCCGAACCTGTTGTTAAACCGCCTGTTTCAAAAGAAGGAATGAAAATAGCTTTTGTGCGCACGGATACCTTATTTGAAAACTATAAGCTTTATAAAGAGATGGAAGATGCTTTTGAAAAAGAACGTGAAAGTGCTGAACAGATGGTAGCATCGCAAGAAAACAGCTTAAAGAAAAAGATAGAACAATATCAGCAACAGGGAGCAATGATGACCGATGAGCAACGTGCCCAGCGAGAAGAGCAGCTTGGTCGTGAGCAGCAAAGTTTTATGCAATTAAGAGAAGAGATAATGAGTAAGCTATCAGACCGCGAAAAGCTTATATCCGACTCGCTTCACAATCTTATTACCAATAATGTGCGAGAAATGAATAAGAAGTCAGGCTATGACTATATACTGGGATATCAGCGGGGAAGCGGTATTATCTATGCCGACAGTATTCACGATATTACAACTAATGTATTACAACAATTAAATAAATGA
- the asnB gene encoding asparagine synthase (glutamine-hydrolyzing) yields the protein MCGILGVIGLENNQPIAPETLVRMSDTMSHRGPDGDGFLYAGNFDNEAINRSVEGRKHTFLFKAANRRNVALAHRRLSIIDLSTIAFQPMCDFDEDIWIIFNGEIYNHKEIRPELERDGYKFKTSHSDTEMIIYAYKKWGINCIHKFRGMFAMCIWDKRTDTFFMVRDRIGIKPLYYTQVNGRFYFASEIKAIIEDKSISRKLNEQGFYDYFTFLTVPAPNTLFENIYKLKPGHYIKIENGNVSEQIEYWDIYDNVHYHRDKTQKQIQEELIELLRVSVKYRLEADVPVGVFLSGGIDSSLNTALFSEIAKEPVRAFTVGYANDEKLSTYKNEFEYARKVAKLFGCEYHELALTQKDLMDFLPQLIHHQDEPIADPVCMPVYFVSKLARDNGVTVCQVGEGSDELFWGYETWKRFSNLQQKSELPFAKVGMQAGMAAMQLMGKQHSLPYEMMYRGTHQDKQLFWGGTTSFAENEKKAIMHPQLRNQFKDYTTWDLIRPYYQKYLSSTPEHAQVNWMSYFDIKVRIAELLLMRVDKMSMAVSLEARVPFLDHKFVEYAMGIPAEMKTRNQESKHILKKAVEGILPDEIIYRKKQGFGTPVFEWFFEDLGAFAKDEINSFTKQTEIIDPKMMQHYFNSKQGVKVWYILNFVMWWKKFVNN from the coding sequence ATGTGCGGAATACTAGGTGTAATAGGGTTAGAAAATAACCAACCCATAGCTCCGGAAACTTTGGTGCGTATGAGCGACACCATGAGCCACCGGGGACCTGATGGGGATGGATTTTTGTATGCAGGCAATTTTGATAATGAAGCCATCAACCGTTCGGTTGAGGGCCGTAAACACACATTTTTATTTAAAGCAGCAAACAGAAGAAACGTTGCATTGGCGCATCGCAGGCTTTCTATTATTGATTTGAGTACGATTGCTTTTCAGCCTATGTGCGATTTTGACGAAGATATATGGATCATCTTTAATGGCGAAATTTATAATCACAAAGAAATACGACCAGAACTAGAGCGCGATGGTTACAAATTCAAAACATCGCATAGTGATACTGAAATGATTATTTATGCCTATAAAAAATGGGGCATCAATTGCATACATAAATTTCGTGGCATGTTTGCCATGTGTATTTGGGATAAGCGTACCGATACTTTTTTTATGGTGCGCGACCGCATTGGCATTAAGCCCTTATATTATACACAAGTCAACGGCCGTTTTTATTTTGCCAGCGAAATAAAAGCCATTATCGAAGACAAGAGTATATCCAGAAAGCTTAATGAGCAAGGGTTTTACGATTACTTTACCTTTCTGACTGTGCCGGCACCTAATACGCTTTTCGAAAACATATACAAACTTAAACCAGGTCACTATATAAAAATTGAAAATGGAAATGTAAGCGAGCAAATTGAATACTGGGATATTTATGACAACGTACATTATCACCGAGACAAAACTCAAAAACAGATACAGGAGGAGCTAATTGAATTGCTCAGAGTATCGGTAAAATATCGCCTCGAAGCCGATGTGCCGGTTGGTGTTTTCTTAAGCGGAGGTATTGATAGCAGCCTCAACACTGCCCTCTTTAGCGAAATAGCTAAAGAGCCTGTACGTGCATTTACAGTAGGCTATGCTAATGATGAAAAACTTAGCACCTACAAAAACGAATTTGAATACGCGCGCAAGGTGGCCAAGTTGTTCGGATGCGAGTATCATGAACTTGCACTTACTCAAAAGGATTTAATGGACTTTCTGCCTCAGCTCATACATCATCAGGATGAACCCATTGCCGATCCGGTTTGCATGCCGGTGTATTTTGTTAGTAAACTCGCCCGCGATAATGGTGTTACCGTTTGTCAGGTGGGCGAAGGTAGCGATGAATTGTTTTGGGGGTATGAGACCTGGAAACGCTTTTCTAATTTGCAACAAAAAAGTGAGTTGCCATTTGCCAAAGTAGGTATGCAGGCAGGCATGGCTGCTATGCAACTAATGGGTAAACAACATTCGCTGCCCTATGAAATGATGTATCGTGGTACGCATCAGGACAAGCAATTGTTTTGGGGAGGAACAACCTCTTTTGCTGAAAATGAAAAAAAGGCAATCATGCATCCTCAATTGCGCAATCAATTTAAAGACTATACCACATGGGACCTGATAAGGCCGTACTATCAAAAATATTTATCGAGCACACCTGAACACGCGCAGGTAAACTGGATGAGCTATTTTGATATTAAAGTACGTATAGCTGAATTATTATTAATGCGCGTAGATAAAATGAGCATGGCGGTTTCTCTGGAAGCACGCGTACCCTTTCTCGATCATAAATTTGTGGAGTATGCGATGGGAATACCTGCGGAAATGAAAACCCGAAATCAGGAAAGCAAACATATTTTGAAAAAAGCCGTTGAAGGAATTTTGCCTGACGAAATTATATATCGAAAGAAACAAGGTTTTGGAACCCCTGTATTTGAATGGTTCTTTGAAGACCTGGGAGCATTCGCAAAAGATGAAATCAATTCCTTCACCAAACAAACTGAAATTATTGATCCAAAGATGATGCAACATTATTTCAACTCAAAGCAAGGTGTAAAAGTTTGGTACATTCTTAACTTTGTAATGTGGTGGAAAAAATTTGTAAATAATTAG
- the carA gene encoding glutamine-hydrolyzing carbamoyl-phosphate synthase small subunit yields the protein MKLNQRRAAVLLLQDGTLFTGKSAGAEGIAIGELAFNTGMTGYQEVFTDPSYYGQLLIETNVHIGNYGVSEEDTESKGIKIAGLICRSFHNYYSRHSATDDVVEYFVKNNVVAISDIDTRALVRHIRHAGAMNAIVSSNGESLEALKALLDKAPSMEGLELSSKVSAKQPYFFGNENAKLRCAVIDLGVKTNTLRNLAARDCYVQVFPLVTSFSEMEKWKPDGYLISNGPGDPATLTQVVATVKSIVDGKRPIFGICLGHQVLAQSQGISTYKMFNGHRGINHPVKNLVTGKCEITSQNHGFSIDAKSLQNHATVEVTHINLNDNTIEGIRIKNTPAFSVQYHPEAAPGPHDSNYLFDDFVRSMLN from the coding sequence ATGAAATTGAATCAACGAAGGGCAGCTGTGCTGCTGTTGCAGGATGGCACCCTGTTTACCGGAAAAAGTGCCGGTGCCGAAGGAATTGCCATAGGTGAACTCGCGTTTAATACTGGGATGACCGGCTATCAGGAGGTTTTTACCGATCCTTCGTATTATGGACAATTGCTTATCGAAACCAATGTACATATTGGCAACTATGGTGTAAGTGAGGAGGACACTGAAAGTAAAGGAATAAAGATTGCCGGATTAATATGCAGGTCGTTCCACAATTATTATTCGCGGCATAGCGCAACCGATGATGTGGTTGAATATTTCGTAAAGAACAACGTGGTTGCAATTAGCGATATAGATACGCGCGCCTTGGTAAGGCACATACGCCACGCTGGTGCCATGAATGCCATTGTAAGCAGCAATGGCGAATCGCTGGAAGCCCTCAAGGCATTGCTTGACAAAGCCCCGAGTATGGAAGGCCTCGAACTTTCGAGCAAAGTGTCGGCAAAGCAGCCTTATTTTTTTGGAAATGAAAACGCCAAACTTCGCTGTGCAGTTATTGACCTTGGGGTAAAGACCAACACCTTACGCAACCTGGCAGCTCGCGATTGTTATGTGCAGGTTTTTCCGCTCGTTACTTCCTTTTCGGAAATGGAAAAATGGAAACCCGATGGATACCTTATAAGCAATGGCCCCGGAGACCCCGCTACACTTACCCAAGTGGTAGCTACAGTAAAATCTATTGTTGATGGCAAAAGGCCCATATTTGGTATTTGCCTGGGGCATCAGGTTCTTGCGCAAAGTCAGGGAATAAGCACGTATAAAATGTTTAATGGCCATAGAGGCATTAATCATCCGGTAAAAAATCTTGTAACGGGCAAATGCGAAATAACTTCCCAAAATCATGGTTTTTCGATAGATGCAAAATCGTTGCAAAATCACGCAACGGTTGAGGTTACCCACATTAATCTTAACGACAACACGATTGAAGGAATTAGAATAAAGAATACTCCAGCCTTTAGTGTGCAGTATCACCCCGAAGCAGCACCGGGTCCGCACGATAGCAATTATCTGTTTGATGATTTTGTACGAAGTATGCTTAATTAA
- the ade gene encoding adenine deaminase, translated as MQKIVRGQLIDIASKKIYKAEIEIENQRIKSITEKEHDETDYILPGFIDAHIHIESSMLTPFRFSQEAVKHGTVATISDPHEIANVNGLEGIHYMLESASKALMKIHFGAPSCVPATTFESAGAVLDSLAVYDLLRRNDIWYLSEMMNYPGVLYEDKEVWQKIAYAKQLNKPVDGHAPGLTGDQALQYIAAGITTDHECFTLSEALFKVQAGMKILIREGSAAKNFEALHPLLASYTPHVMFCSDDKHPDDFIHGHINKLVARAVAGGYNLFDVLTAACINPIKHYNIPVGMLRPGDYADFITVQDIVHFDVQATYINGEAAYKNGMVKEVVFNEGAINNFNCSYIKPEAVALATEKASLPCIHALDGQLITKRMDISPLRKGNNCISDVKNDFLKITVINRYRPQAPAVSFIHNFGIKNGAIASTVAHDSHNIIAVGCSDEEIARAVNLLIETKGGLSVVAGKYEEVLPLPVAGLMTTSTCSQIAKQYALLDAKVKENGSKLRAPFMTLSFMALLVIPELKLSDLGLFDAVKFQFAE; from the coding sequence ATGCAAAAAATTGTGAGAGGGCAATTGATAGACATTGCTTCAAAAAAAATTTACAAAGCTGAAATCGAAATCGAAAATCAGCGTATAAAATCCATCACCGAAAAAGAACATGATGAGACTGACTATATTCTTCCAGGATTTATTGATGCCCATATTCATATCGAAAGTTCGATGCTTACCCCCTTCCGATTTTCGCAAGAGGCTGTAAAACATGGTACCGTAGCCACCATAAGCGACCCTCACGAAATTGCAAATGTAAATGGTCTTGAAGGTATCCATTATATGTTAGAAAGTGCAAGCAAGGCGCTTATGAAAATACATTTTGGAGCACCCTCCTGTGTACCAGCTACCACATTCGAGTCGGCCGGTGCAGTGCTTGATAGCCTTGCCGTGTATGACTTGCTAAGACGCAACGACATTTGGTACTTAAGTGAAATGATGAACTACCCCGGGGTACTTTACGAAGACAAGGAAGTGTGGCAAAAAATTGCGTACGCCAAACAGTTGAATAAACCCGTAGATGGTCATGCACCTGGACTTACAGGCGATCAGGCATTACAATACATTGCTGCAGGCATAACTACCGACCACGAATGTTTTACGCTTAGCGAAGCATTGTTTAAAGTGCAGGCAGGCATGAAAATATTGATTCGGGAAGGAAGTGCTGCAAAAAACTTCGAGGCCTTGCACCCTTTGCTAGCTTCGTATACACCCCATGTTATGTTTTGCAGCGATGATAAACATCCTGATGATTTTATTCATGGACACATAAACAAATTGGTTGCGCGTGCTGTGGCCGGGGGGTATAACCTTTTTGATGTGTTAACAGCTGCATGCATTAATCCTATTAAGCATTACAACATTCCTGTAGGAATGCTGCGCCCAGGTGATTATGCCGACTTTATTACCGTGCAAGATATTGTCCATTTTGATGTTCAAGCCACTTACATCAATGGCGAAGCGGCTTATAAAAACGGTATGGTAAAGGAAGTAGTGTTTAACGAGGGCGCTATTAATAATTTCAATTGCTCCTATATTAAACCGGAAGCAGTAGCCCTGGCAACTGAAAAAGCCAGCCTACCGTGCATACATGCATTGGATGGACAATTGATTACTAAGCGGATGGATATTTCGCCCCTGCGCAAAGGCAACAATTGTATAAGTGATGTAAAAAATGATTTTCTGAAAATAACGGTAATCAATCGCTACCGCCCACAGGCCCCAGCGGTATCTTTTATTCATAATTTCGGAATTAAAAATGGTGCCATAGCCAGCACGGTGGCGCACGATTCGCATAATATAATTGCAGTGGGATGCAGCGATGAAGAAATTGCCCGAGCTGTAAATCTGCTAATTGAAACGAAAGGTGGATTGAGTGTAGTTGCCGGAAAATATGAAGAGGTACTTCCACTTCCGGTAGCAGGATTGATGACCACTTCAACATGCAGCCAGATAGCAAAACAGTATGCATTACTTGATGCCAAGGTAAAGGAAAATGGCAGTAAATTAAGAGCACCATTTATGACCTTGTCATTTATGGCCTTGCTGGTAATTCCTGAACTAAAGTTGAGCGATCTGGGATTGTTTGATGCAGTAAAATTTCAATTTGCCGAATAA
- a CDS encoding T9SS type A sorting domain-containing protein, whose translation MMRKIIFSMAIAATAITSTQAQYGQRLYSRDTVSHDRFTDGLNSVANPVGGLAPYVGTGVTQGNNIVERSRFVRTARAGATLANRVNFVFRGGNEHSHRLNSICEAAGRYVMAGRVTGTTVSPVPGGGDVLFVRTSAAGIINSVRTVDLSNGNDGANCIIQSTTNANRLYSCGFSELNGISRTFVMATNTTGSTVNWSRTYGVSCVFGALVGNSVANSIAEDAGTGSVYAVGNLTGQNCNNAFISRFTAAGVHVWTQIFQLPNNGLQFTSIKPHPTIANSFIISGNCLNFGLGNVTSWPLILGINVAGAAPAIVFQNCLVAALPAPFPVNGQITGMMANDLTSRLNPFNGNIEYFLAGTAVLQNGSTEGFTIKTTGVGIPISGQVYGNVATDGFNSIDRVGNGMMAGDGLVQFGYYNTNLPNVVPPGNTRCWLVKSYYNHVSGCNEKPIVVTSQIVNLLQGPFNPIINNVNLRDSMVAQQANGLAKTLCWANVIGTGSNMREPETNSISISNDIKLYPNPVDGDAILTLQVRSDKNNTAVITIMDIKGAVIDQNIIDVSEGINETTIDHSQWQRGMYFVQVQLNDQSYRTKITKN comes from the coding sequence ATGATGAGAAAAATTATTTTTTCGATGGCAATTGCTGCAACAGCAATTACATCAACACAAGCACAGTATGGACAGCGGCTTTATAGTCGCGATACTGTATCTCATGACCGTTTTACGGATGGTTTAAATTCGGTTGCTAATCCTGTTGGAGGTCTTGCTCCATATGTAGGCACAGGTGTTACGCAAGGCAATAATATTGTAGAGCGTTCACGTTTTGTAAGAACAGCCCGTGCCGGAGCCACCTTGGCTAATCGTGTAAACTTTGTATTTAGAGGTGGTAACGAACATTCGCACCGCCTAAATTCGATTTGCGAAGCAGCAGGCCGTTACGTTATGGCAGGCCGTGTTACAGGCACTACCGTGAGCCCAGTGCCGGGAGGTGGCGATGTTCTTTTTGTTCGAACATCTGCTGCCGGCATTATTAATAGTGTTCGTACCGTTGACTTAAGTAATGGAAACGATGGAGCCAACTGTATTATTCAATCAACCACAAATGCTAACCGTTTGTATTCATGCGGATTTTCAGAGTTGAACGGGATAAGCCGGACCTTTGTTATGGCAACTAATACGACAGGAAGCACCGTTAACTGGTCGCGTACTTATGGCGTATCATGTGTGTTCGGAGCATTGGTAGGAAACTCGGTTGCTAATTCAATTGCTGAAGATGCAGGAACAGGATCTGTTTATGCGGTTGGAAACCTTACCGGGCAAAACTGTAACAATGCATTTATTTCTCGTTTTACCGCTGCAGGTGTTCATGTTTGGACGCAAATATTCCAACTACCAAACAATGGATTACAGTTTACGTCCATTAAACCACATCCTACTATTGCCAACTCGTTCATTATTTCTGGAAATTGTTTGAATTTTGGTTTAGGTAACGTTACTAGTTGGCCACTTATTCTTGGTATTAATGTAGCAGGTGCAGCACCAGCAATTGTTTTCCAAAATTGTTTGGTGGCCGCCTTGCCAGCTCCTTTTCCTGTTAATGGCCAAATTACAGGTATGATGGCAAATGATCTAACATCACGCTTAAACCCTTTTAACGGAAATATTGAATATTTCCTTGCAGGTACTGCCGTGCTTCAAAATGGAAGTACCGAAGGATTTACCATTAAAACCACAGGTGTAGGTATACCTATTTCAGGACAAGTATATGGCAATGTTGCTACAGATGGCTTTAATTCAATAGATAGGGTTGGTAACGGAATGATGGCCGGAGACGGACTTGTGCAATTTGGGTATTACAATACCAATCTTCCTAATGTTGTACCTCCTGGCAATACACGTTGCTGGTTAGTTAAGTCATACTACAACCATGTTAGTGGTTGTAATGAAAAACCAATAGTTGTAACTTCTCAAATCGTTAACCTTCTTCAAGGTCCTTTTAACCCGATAATAAATAATGTAAATCTGCGTGATAGTATGGTTGCTCAGCAAGCAAACGGCTTAGCTAAAACATTATGCTGGGCCAATGTAATTGGAACAGGAAGCAATATGCGCGAGCCTGAAACCAACTCAATCAGCATTAGCAATGATATCAAGTTATATCCTAATCCTGTTGACGGAGATGCAATATTGACATTGCAGGTAAGAAGCGATAAAAACAATACAGCAGTAATAACAATTATGGATATTAAGGGAGCAGTTATTGACCAAAATATTATTGATGTAAGCGAAGGTATAAACGAAACTACCATCGATCACTCGCAATGGCAACGAGGTATGTATTTTGTCCAGGTACAATTGAACGATCAGTCATACCGTACAAAAATTACTAAGAACTAA
- the asnB gene encoding asparagine synthase (glutamine-hydrolyzing), producing MCGIAGIYFKQSLVPEMGMLQRMNIALSHRGPDAEGTFCDNHIGLAHRRLSIIDLSEAGRQPMFSADGNVVLIFNGEIYNFKEVKAKIDNYPFVTQTDSEVIIAAYLKWGNDCVQHFNGMFAFALWDKRTSKLLIARDRLGVKPLYYHQHNDTFLFASEVRSLLTTGLVPAKLNRLAVQDYFMYQSVNAPATILSNVFMLMPGHTIEITNGRIAISKNWDICENKSEAAVAHDYTTIKKNVNDLFFAAVRRRLISDVPFGAFLSGGIDSSAVVAAMSMVMNKPVKTFTITFNESEYNESHYAAIIAKKYKTDHHELRLRPEDFLHEIPRALKALDHPSGDGPNSYTVSKITRANGITMALSGLGGDEFFAGYPVFQRSLQLEKYKFLWKTPRFIRSRFAKLAASRKSGVAGEKLNNLLQLKDYNFAKAFAIGRQINTPQHIHSLLTNHDLDFDSVEAIVNNLNFRGDFPLLSKVSAAEASTYMQNVLLRDTDQMSMAVALEVRTPFLDYELIAYVMGIPDKYKIPVFPKKLLVESLGNLLPDEIVHRKKMGFVFPWQQWLRQDMKSMCQTAIENMAQRSLFNSTYLELMWMRFNAGDPTVRWLDIWLCVVLENWLQENNINE from the coding sequence ATGTGCGGAATAGCAGGAATTTATTTTAAACAATCGTTGGTGCCTGAAATGGGCATGTTGCAGCGAATGAACATTGCCCTGTCGCATCGTGGTCCCGATGCTGAAGGCACTTTTTGTGATAACCATATTGGACTTGCGCATCGCAGACTTTCAATAATTGATTTGAGTGAAGCCGGCCGTCAGCCTATGTTTAGTGCAGATGGTAATGTTGTATTAATTTTCAATGGAGAGATTTACAACTTCAAAGAGGTAAAAGCAAAAATTGACAATTATCCATTTGTAACACAAACCGATTCGGAAGTTATTATTGCTGCCTACTTAAAATGGGGCAACGATTGTGTGCAGCACTTTAATGGCATGTTTGCGTTTGCACTTTGGGATAAACGCACCAGCAAGCTCCTGATTGCCCGCGATCGCTTGGGTGTAAAACCATTGTACTACCATCAGCATAATGATACTTTTTTGTTCGCTTCGGAAGTACGCTCCTTATTGACCACCGGCCTGGTGCCTGCAAAACTTAACAGGTTGGCCGTGCAGGATTATTTTATGTACCAAAGTGTTAATGCCCCTGCCACCATACTTAGCAACGTGTTTATGTTGATGCCTGGCCACACAATTGAAATAACTAATGGTAGAATAGCGATTTCAAAAAACTGGGACATCTGCGAAAACAAAAGTGAAGCCGCTGTAGCTCATGATTACACGACTATCAAAAAAAATGTGAACGATTTATTTTTTGCAGCAGTAAGGCGCAGGTTGATAAGCGATGTGCCTTTTGGGGCATTCCTTTCTGGAGGAATAGATAGCAGTGCGGTAGTAGCCGCCATGAGTATGGTAATGAATAAGCCGGTAAAAACGTTTACCATTACCTTTAACGAAAGTGAGTATAATGAATCGCATTACGCTGCCATTATTGCCAAAAAATATAAAACTGATCATCACGAACTTCGCTTACGTCCCGAAGATTTTTTGCACGAAATACCCCGGGCACTTAAAGCGCTTGATCATCCCAGTGGTGATGGCCCCAACTCCTATACAGTAAGTAAAATAACTCGTGCTAATGGTATTACCATGGCCCTTTCGGGCCTTGGTGGCGATGAGTTTTTTGCAGGGTATCCCGTTTTTCAGCGCAGCTTGCAATTAGAAAAATATAAATTTCTATGGAAAACTCCCCGGTTTATACGATCGCGATTTGCCAAACTAGCGGCATCTCGCAAAAGTGGGGTAGCTGGAGAGAAACTTAACAATTTACTGCAATTGAAAGATTACAACTTTGCAAAAGCATTTGCTATTGGGCGCCAAATTAATACTCCGCAACATATACACTCACTGTTAACAAATCATGATTTGGATTTCGATTCGGTGGAGGCTATTGTTAATAATTTGAATTTTAGAGGAGACTTTCCACTATTAAGCAAAGTATCGGCTGCGGAAGCCAGCACCTATATGCAAAATGTTTTACTGCGCGATACTGATCAAATGAGTATGGCCGTGGCCCTTGAAGTGCGCACACCTTTTCTTGATTATGAATTGATAGCCTATGTAATGGGTATTCCTGATAAATACAAGATACCTGTTTTCCCAAAAAAATTACTGGTAGAAAGCCTTGGGAATTTGTTGCCTGACGAAATAGTGCATCGCAAAAAAATGGGCTTTGTCTTTCCATGGCAACAGTGGCTGCGTCAGGATATGAAGAGCATGTGCCAAACAGCGATTGAAAACATGGCACAACGCAGTTTATTTAATTCAACCTACCTCGAATTGATGTGGATGCGATTTAATGCCGGAGACCCAACAGTACGCTGGCTTGATATCTGGCTTTGTGTGGTACTCGAAAACTGGCTCCAAGAAAACAACATTAATGAGTAG
- a CDS encoding VWA domain-containing protein, with the protein MRKLFLATLFFSFATLSYAKKDKATYSDLVFCIDMSGSARGVFDSFKNMYWKMVNEAQIKAGNKILRIGIIGYSRNSFSADSGYVKIFAQPSENFDQTFLTFCGIKTYIEGGTQMIGVLIDVATKRIEWSKTSGSSRAIIIIGNGSVRLGKINYKAAVIAAKRKGIAIHGLYLQAGKNRNIEEWQQLADRSGTQLFASKLNDTSCFNSVALDSFRIANTTFNNHLIYYGENGKTNFDNLVVADNLTPDYGLNDRYSFKARIVSGEASAHWELISHYNNGDFDLMNIDREKLPFQFQTLVAEQMLETIRNKSKERDTDLRSFKEIVGRMPLNEINYQPLDDKSYRLNAAMIMILRDALSH; encoded by the coding sequence ATGCGCAAGTTATTTTTAGCAACGCTATTTTTTTCTTTTGCCACGCTTTCCTATGCCAAAAAGGATAAGGCAACTTATTCGGACTTGGTGTTTTGCATAGACATGAGTGGCAGTGCGCGCGGGGTTTTTGATTCATTCAAAAACATGTATTGGAAAATGGTAAATGAGGCGCAGATAAAAGCCGGAAACAAAATTTTGCGTATTGGGATTATCGGATACTCCCGCAATTCATTTTCTGCCGATTCAGGTTATGTAAAAATATTTGCTCAGCCATCGGAAAATTTTGACCAGACGTTCCTTACTTTTTGTGGTATAAAAACTTACATAGAAGGTGGAACCCAAATGATAGGAGTATTGATAGATGTGGCTACCAAGCGAATAGAATGGAGTAAAACCAGCGGAAGCTCCCGTGCTATTATTATTATTGGAAATGGATCGGTACGTTTAGGAAAAATAAATTACAAAGCGGCTGTAATTGCTGCCAAACGCAAAGGTATTGCTATCCATGGGCTTTATTTACAAGCCGGAAAAAACCGAAATATAGAAGAATGGCAGCAACTTGCTGATAGGTCGGGCACACAACTATTTGCATCGAAATTAAACGATACCTCATGTTTTAACTCCGTTGCTCTTGACTCCTTTCGTATAGCTAACACTACTTTTAACAACCACCTGATTTATTATGGTGAAAATGGCAAGACCAATTTTGATAATTTGGTTGTAGCTGATAATCTCACACCCGACTACGGATTAAATGATCGTTATAGCTTTAAAGCAAGAATAGTTTCGGGCGAAGCCTCGGCTCATTGGGAATTAATTAGCCATTATAATAATGGTGATTTCGATTTGATGAATATAGACAGAGAAAAACTTCCTTTTCAATTTCAAACCCTTGTTGCTGAACAAATGCTTGAAACCATACGTAATAAATCAAAAGAGCGCGATACCGACCTCAGAAGCTTTAAAGAAATAGTGGGCAGGATGCCTTTAAATGAAATAAACTACCAACCGCTCGATGACAAAAGCTATCGTTTGAATGCAGCAATGATTATGATTTTGCGCGATGCATTGTCGCACTAA